From the genome of Aspergillus chevalieri M1 DNA, chromosome 8, nearly complete sequence, one region includes:
- a CDS encoding uncharacterized protein (COG:S;~EggNog:ENOG410Q2FM), whose protein sequence is MAIVSSGRKQKVDKSEARRKLRESRNYDPLAHRKEDSQRSRGRASMETKELYKETVKLYEEFLTSEGVIPAEFRITENFPVPKIEELKSFIRWYIASTEGSIDDSPTMRTVLTFAQQFVPGFYLVTGNQIPP, encoded by the exons ATGGCTATTGTTTCTTCAGGGCGAAAGCAAAAGGTAGACAAGAGCGAGGCTCGTCGAAAGCTACGTGAAAGTCGAAATTATGATCCTCTTGCCCACAGAAAGGAAGATTCCCAGAGAAGTCGTGGCAGAGCCTCCATGGAAACCAAGGAGTTGTACAAAGAAACAGTAAAGCTTTATGAGGA GTTCCTCACGAGTGAAGGAGTGATACCAGCTGAATTCCGCATCACAGAAAACTTTCCTGTTCCCAAGATAGAAGAACTCAAGAGCTTTATTCGCTGGTACATTGCTTCTACAGAAGGCAGCATTGACGATAGCCCAACAATGAGAACTGTTCTTACCTTTGCACAACAATTTGTTCCGGGGTTCTATCTGGTGACTGGAAATCAAATTCCACCATAG
- a CDS encoding uncharacterized protein (COG:S;~EggNog:ENOG410QDZ4), protein MEPNSVVSAMKGDKLKDSPQWRNWFARVKLFARQKKVWDLVNPQIEEDYLEQPMRKPKRPQYPEGGSESVKREWRDRLDIYKLDLAEWEQQAKGLDAVNKWIITNLDPIHHASLLDYETPYERLVYLTTRFARSNAYEEDIRAQWKWFSSSPPRKGVDINHWLADWNTLREQAVSLDLPEVKSANKDFLHAVKDVLPTWWQAKYESIIMNHEDWETRDLIENFRGFYQEMVPQKPTSTISKASFSTFQDFEEAETDQLQKPPQKQGNKPPIPKRWCPCGN, encoded by the coding sequence ATGGAGCCAAACAGTGTGGTCTCCGCCATGAAGGGCGATAAACTGAAGGACTCTCCTcaatggagaaactggtttgcaaGAGTGAAGCTATTTGCTCGCCAGAAGAAGGTGTGGGACCTAGTAAACCCACAGATTGAGGAAGATTACCTCGAGCAGCCAATGCGCAAGCCGAAGAGGCCTCAATACCCAGAAGGTGGATCTGAGAGTGTTAAGCGTGAATGGAGAGATCGGCTTGACATCTATAAGCTTGATCTAGCGGAgtgggagcagcaggcaaagggcttggatgctgtgaacaaatggatcatcactaaccttgatccaattcaccatgcctccctgcttGACTATGAGACTCCGTATGAACGTTTGGTTTATCTCACAACTCGATTTGCCCGATCTAATGcatatgaggaagatatccgtgctcagtggaagtggttctcatcatctccgcctaGAAAGGGCGTTGACATTAATCACTGGCTAGCCGACTGGAATACTCTGAGGGAACAAGCAGTTAGTTTAGATTTGCCTGAAGTGAAGAGTGCGAACAAGGATTTCCTTCATGCAGTGAAAGACGTCTTGCCTACCTGGTGGCAGGCGAAGTATGAGTCAATCATAATGAAccatgaggattgggagactcgagatctgattgaaaacttccgagggttctaccaagagatggtgccacagaaaccaaccagtactatctcaaaagcatcattttcgacattccaggactttgaagaggcagaaacagaccagctgcagaaaccaccacagaagcaaggaaacaagCCACCGATCCCTAAGCGCTGGTGCCCCTGTGGTAACTGA